In the genome of Bombus affinis isolate iyBomAffi1 chromosome 7, iyBomAffi1.2, whole genome shotgun sequence, one region contains:
- the LOC126918342 gene encoding uncharacterized protein LOC126918342 isoform X3 → MGRYFGFGRCSAREGWREGRRMERRGSSFDVARRIWAKGRIKTKAIAMRLFKRQSSDTSPQLVSATPLSQDGTAPLTVAEENFGRSSKKLHKENDGSGRMSMKEDDSDSPFLKPSSSEFCVSNRKGISTWGRKVGRRWDQLKRSDSSELLSVSGRRRRWSPNRKGGVTDEKENGISGSSELPKPKRISRVESLRNLFKSSERGSGYLNNDVSARNVTIQEEDVTCISHYPMEKALSEGAIKNVSFRRSLDDSRLDRGTILHEKKKQLSRSIQNLQEQHRVLDYILKNQDMLKTREGTAFARETLEKVRSTSPKRHTSQTTMDDGKSSVSTQTRDFFNNHLSNIKRNLFNVRASGSECDSYRADNHRPYSATGLEELMSNLRLGCDESGYDSDSTRAGADSPDSENSVPPMLKLRSFSITSDDYHGIDLSLPVSTPIKQDVTTGTEENESGPSRLENTVIINKSLLSESATTNITAVASDGDSTDSCDEDTFVGFTEYSVNCMVGQTKSSNAASTSERCDGGTSKVSSSGNFEDKRTSSTIPMSKELSKIPERKLFAKPEQTLQLSQAVRVQNLQKSQIPLKSRKCIDSSVLSLLDNAASPCKDSPPATKICATLVNSPLQYYSPKRSRSNMGPDDPEVVHCRNKIKKSEQITKVDHATSIPPTPAKTLVRRELKTMKLFVEKSGNLGISVERKEAVRPFYVISKMDVNGVAAKSKQFRIGDEIVRVCGRRLRGMSILEARSALKTCSGTVELQIAREPAFAFGEELGDTWGDTLVRTRSDSEVWTLKQEKMNEKMEVDVSDSINVRQETPSQCKIIDALMKDGTNLSANSMERTKSESEAIVRKEPSEKMTGMRKFQVVRKRAIIPVSCSRRATSLSMNLLTITLEKGAPKKLGFSIVGGSDSNKGSMGIFVKDIMAGGQAAEEGTLKIGDEILAINGISMDGLTHAKALQCFKAAKAGKMILHVGRRDPTHKRSGYKR, encoded by the exons ATGGGTCGGTATTTTGGTTTCGGACGCTGTAGCGCGAGAGAAGGCTGGAGAGAAGGGAGAAGGATGGAGAGACGTGGAAGCAGCTTTGACGTCGCTCGTAGGATTTGGGCAAAGGGACGAATTAAAACGAAG GCTATCGCGATGCGTCTGTTCAAACGACAGAGTTCTGATACCAGCCCACAGCTAGTTTCGGCTACTCCATTATCTCAGGATGGAACAGCGCCTTTGACAGTGGCGGAGGAAAATTTCGGTCGAAGTAGTAAAAAACTGCACAAGGAAAACGATGGATCAGGTCGGATGTCCATGAAGGAAGACGATAGTGATTCGCCGTTCTTGAAACCGTCATCGTCAGAATTTTGCGTTTCGAATCGAAAAG GAATTTCGACATGGGGCAGAAAAGTAGGTCGAAGGTGGGATCAGTTAAAGAGATCGGACAGCTCCGAATTGCTTTCGGTTTCGGGCCGACGGAGACGATGGAGCCCGAATCGAAAAGGCGGTGTAACAGACGAGAAAGAAAAC GGTATCAGTGGTTCATCTGAATTACCAAAGCCAAAGAGAATTTCCAGAGTGGAATCGTTACGAAATTTGTTCAAAAGCAGCGAGCGAGGTAGCGGCTACTTGAACAACGACGTGTCAGCTAGAAATGTGACGATACAAGAGGAGGATGTTACCTGCATCAGTCATTATCCGATGGAAAAGGCTTTGAGCGAGGGTGCCATAAAGAATGTCTCCTTTCGTAGGAGCTTGGACGATAGTCGACTAGATCGCGGAACGATACTTCACGAGAAAAAGAAACAGCTCAGTCGCAGCATCCAGAACCTCCAGGAACAACACCGAGTTTTAGATTATATTTTGAAGAACCAGGATATGCTTAAGACTCGAGAAGGAACGGCTTTCGCGAGAGAAACGTTGGAAAAAGTCAGAAGTACGAGTCCAAAACGACATACGAGTCAGACTACGATGGATGATGGCAAGAGTAGTGTTTCCACGCAAACCAGAGACTTTTTCAATAACCATCTTAGCAATATtaagagaaatctgtttaaCGTTCGCGCAAGTGGTAGTGAGTGTGACAG TTACAGAGCCGACAATCACAGACCTTACTCAGCGACTGGCCTGGAGGAGCTGATGAGCAATCTGCGATTAGGATGTGACGAAAGTGGTTACGATTCCGACAGCACGCGAGCTGGCGCCGATTCTCCAGACAGTGAGAACTCCGTTCCACCGATGTTAAAACTCCGTAGTTTCTCCATAACGTCGGACGATTACCATGGCATCGATTTATCGTTACCAGTCAGCACACCGATAAAACAAGACGTGACAACGGGAACTGAAGAAAACGAGTCGGGTCCTTCTCGTCTCGAGAACACCGTCATCATAAACAAAAGTTTATTAAGCGAATCGGCAACGACGAATATAACCGCAGTAGCTTCAGATGGAGACAGCACGGACAGTTGCGATGAGGATACTTTCGTAGGATTTACGGAATATTCTGTGAATTGTATGGTCGGACAAACAAAATCTAGCAACGCAGCATCTACGTCAGAAAGATGCGACGGTGGAACGTCGAAAGTATCTTCGAGTGGAAATTTCGAAGATAAAAGAACATCCTCGACCATACCTATGAGCAAAGAACTGTCGAAGATACCAGAGAGAAAGTTGTTCGCGAAGCCGGAACAAACACTGCAATTGTCGCAAGCGGTGAGGGTGCAGAATTTACAAAAGTCTCAGATACCGTTAAAGTCTCGGAAGTGCATCGACTCCAGCGTGTTGAGTTTGTTGGATAACGCGGCATCTCCGTGCAAGGATAGTCCACCAGCGACGAAAATTTGCGCGACACTTGTCAATAGCCCCCTGCAGTACTACAGTCCAAAGAGATCGCGGTCAAACATGGGGCCGGATGATCCTGAGGTTGTCCATTgtagaaacaaaataaaaaaatctgAACAAATAACTAAAGTCGATCATGCAACGTCAATTCCACCAACACCAGCGAAGACCTTGGTTCGTCGAGAGCTAAAGACTATGAAATTGTTCGTGGAGAAATCTGGCAACCTTGGCATTTCTGTAGAAAGGAAAGAAGCTGTTAGACCTTTCTATGTGATTTCAAAGATGGACGTAAATGGAGTGGCAGCTAAATCGAAGCAATTTCGAATCGGTGACGAGATCGTTCGCGTTTGTGGACGTAGACTACGTGGGATGTCGATCCTCGAAGCTAGAAGCGCGTTAAAAACATGTTCGGGAACAGTGGAATTGCAAATAGCCAGAGAACCGGCTTTCGCTTTCGGTGAAGAGCTAGGTGACACGTGGGGCGACACTCTTGTACGCACTCGAAGCGACTCCGAGGTGTGGACGCTGAAACAAGaaaaaatgaatgaaaaaatGGAAGTTGATGTTTCCGATTCCATAAATGTACGACAAGAAACCCCTTCTCAGTGTAAAATAATCGATGCCCTGATGAAGGATGGCACGAACTTATCCGCGAATTCTATGGAACGAACGAAAAGCGAAAGTGAAGCAATTGTGAGAAAAGAACCTAGCGAAAAGATGACTGGCATGAGAAAATTTCAGGTAGTACGAAAGCGAGCTATCATTCCGGTTTCCTGTTCGCGTAGGGCGACTAGTTTGTCCATGAATTTGTTGACCATCACCTTGGAAAAGGGTGCTCCGAAGAAATTAGGATTTTCTATAGTAGGTGGATCTGATAGTAACAAAGGATCCATGGGTATTTTCGTGAAGGATATCATGGCTGGTGGCCAGGCGGCCGAAGAAGGAACTTTGAAAATCGGAGACGAGATTCTAGCGATCAATGGAATTTCGATGGACGGATTGACGCACGCGAAAGCGTTGCAATGCTTCAAGGCTGCCAAAGCTGGGAAAATGATTCTTCACGTGGGTCGTAGAGACCCCACGCACAAACGGTCGGGTTACAAACGATAG
- the LOC126918342 gene encoding uncharacterized protein LOC126918342 isoform X5, with translation MRLFKRQSSDTSPQLVSATPLSQDGTAPLTVAEENFGRSSKKLHKENDGSGRMSMKEDDSDSPFLKPSSSEFCVSNRKGISTWGRKVGRRWDQLKRSDSSELLSVSGRRRRWSPNRKGGVTDEKENGISGSSELPKPKRISRVESLRNLFKSSERGSGYLNNDVSARNVTIQEEDVTCISHYPMEKALSEGAIKNVSFRRSLDDSRLDRGTILHEKKKQLSRSIQNLQEQHRVLDYILKNQDMLKTREGTAFARETLEKVRSTSPKRHTSQTTMDDGKSSVSTQTRDFFNNHLSNIKRNLFNVRASGSECDSYRADNHRPYSATGLEELMSNLRLGCDESGYDSDSTRAGADSPDSENSVPPMLKLRSFSITSDDYHGIDLSLPVSTPIKQDVTTGTEENESGPSRLENTVIINKSLLSESATTNITAVASDGDSTDSCDEDTFVGFTEYSVNCMVGQTKSSNAASTSERCDGGTSKVSSSGNFEDKRTSSTIPMSKELSKIPERKLFAKPEQTLQLSQAVRVQNLQKSQIPLKSRKCIDSSVLSLLDNAASPCKDSPPATKICATLVNSPLQYYSPKRSRSNMGPDDPEVVHCRNKIKKSEQITKVDHATSIPPTPAKTLVRRELKTMKLFVEKSGNLGISVERKEAVRPFYVISKMDVNGVAAKSKQFRIGDEIVRVCGRRLRGMSILEARSALKTCSGTVELQIAREPAFAFGEELGDTWGDTLVRTRSDSEVWTLKQEKMNEKMEVDVSDSINVRQETPSQCKIIDALMKDGTNLSANSMERTKSESEAIVRKEPSEKMTGMRKFQVVRKRAIIPVSCSRRATSLSMNLLTITLEKGAPKKLGFSIVGGSDSNKGSMGIFVKDIMAGGQAAEEGTLKIGDEILAINGISMDGLTHAKALQCFKAAKAGKMILHVGRRDPTHKRYIIQSKSYDCLDRLTETGDE, from the exons ATGCGTCTGTTCAAACGACAGAGTTCTGATACCAGCCCACAGCTAGTTTCGGCTACTCCATTATCTCAGGATGGAACAGCGCCTTTGACAGTGGCGGAGGAAAATTTCGGTCGAAGTAGTAAAAAACTGCACAAGGAAAACGATGGATCAGGTCGGATGTCCATGAAGGAAGACGATAGTGATTCGCCGTTCTTGAAACCGTCATCGTCAGAATTTTGCGTTTCGAATCGAAAAG GAATTTCGACATGGGGCAGAAAAGTAGGTCGAAGGTGGGATCAGTTAAAGAGATCGGACAGCTCCGAATTGCTTTCGGTTTCGGGCCGACGGAGACGATGGAGCCCGAATCGAAAAGGCGGTGTAACAGACGAGAAAGAAAAC GGTATCAGTGGTTCATCTGAATTACCAAAGCCAAAGAGAATTTCCAGAGTGGAATCGTTACGAAATTTGTTCAAAAGCAGCGAGCGAGGTAGCGGCTACTTGAACAACGACGTGTCAGCTAGAAATGTGACGATACAAGAGGAGGATGTTACCTGCATCAGTCATTATCCGATGGAAAAGGCTTTGAGCGAGGGTGCCATAAAGAATGTCTCCTTTCGTAGGAGCTTGGACGATAGTCGACTAGATCGCGGAACGATACTTCACGAGAAAAAGAAACAGCTCAGTCGCAGCATCCAGAACCTCCAGGAACAACACCGAGTTTTAGATTATATTTTGAAGAACCAGGATATGCTTAAGACTCGAGAAGGAACGGCTTTCGCGAGAGAAACGTTGGAAAAAGTCAGAAGTACGAGTCCAAAACGACATACGAGTCAGACTACGATGGATGATGGCAAGAGTAGTGTTTCCACGCAAACCAGAGACTTTTTCAATAACCATCTTAGCAATATtaagagaaatctgtttaaCGTTCGCGCAAGTGGTAGTGAGTGTGACAG TTACAGAGCCGACAATCACAGACCTTACTCAGCGACTGGCCTGGAGGAGCTGATGAGCAATCTGCGATTAGGATGTGACGAAAGTGGTTACGATTCCGACAGCACGCGAGCTGGCGCCGATTCTCCAGACAGTGAGAACTCCGTTCCACCGATGTTAAAACTCCGTAGTTTCTCCATAACGTCGGACGATTACCATGGCATCGATTTATCGTTACCAGTCAGCACACCGATAAAACAAGACGTGACAACGGGAACTGAAGAAAACGAGTCGGGTCCTTCTCGTCTCGAGAACACCGTCATCATAAACAAAAGTTTATTAAGCGAATCGGCAACGACGAATATAACCGCAGTAGCTTCAGATGGAGACAGCACGGACAGTTGCGATGAGGATACTTTCGTAGGATTTACGGAATATTCTGTGAATTGTATGGTCGGACAAACAAAATCTAGCAACGCAGCATCTACGTCAGAAAGATGCGACGGTGGAACGTCGAAAGTATCTTCGAGTGGAAATTTCGAAGATAAAAGAACATCCTCGACCATACCTATGAGCAAAGAACTGTCGAAGATACCAGAGAGAAAGTTGTTCGCGAAGCCGGAACAAACACTGCAATTGTCGCAAGCGGTGAGGGTGCAGAATTTACAAAAGTCTCAGATACCGTTAAAGTCTCGGAAGTGCATCGACTCCAGCGTGTTGAGTTTGTTGGATAACGCGGCATCTCCGTGCAAGGATAGTCCACCAGCGACGAAAATTTGCGCGACACTTGTCAATAGCCCCCTGCAGTACTACAGTCCAAAGAGATCGCGGTCAAACATGGGGCCGGATGATCCTGAGGTTGTCCATTgtagaaacaaaataaaaaaatctgAACAAATAACTAAAGTCGATCATGCAACGTCAATTCCACCAACACCAGCGAAGACCTTGGTTCGTCGAGAGCTAAAGACTATGAAATTGTTCGTGGAGAAATCTGGCAACCTTGGCATTTCTGTAGAAAGGAAAGAAGCTGTTAGACCTTTCTATGTGATTTCAAAGATGGACGTAAATGGAGTGGCAGCTAAATCGAAGCAATTTCGAATCGGTGACGAGATCGTTCGCGTTTGTGGACGTAGACTACGTGGGATGTCGATCCTCGAAGCTAGAAGCGCGTTAAAAACATGTTCGGGAACAGTGGAATTGCAAATAGCCAGAGAACCGGCTTTCGCTTTCGGTGAAGAGCTAGGTGACACGTGGGGCGACACTCTTGTACGCACTCGAAGCGACTCCGAGGTGTGGACGCTGAAACAAGaaaaaatgaatgaaaaaatGGAAGTTGATGTTTCCGATTCCATAAATGTACGACAAGAAACCCCTTCTCAGTGTAAAATAATCGATGCCCTGATGAAGGATGGCACGAACTTATCCGCGAATTCTATGGAACGAACGAAAAGCGAAAGTGAAGCAATTGTGAGAAAAGAACCTAGCGAAAAGATGACTGGCATGAGAAAATTTCAGGTAGTACGAAAGCGAGCTATCATTCCGGTTTCCTGTTCGCGTAGGGCGACTAGTTTGTCCATGAATTTGTTGACCATCACCTTGGAAAAGGGTGCTCCGAAGAAATTAGGATTTTCTATAGTAGGTGGATCTGATAGTAACAAAGGATCCATGGGTATTTTCGTGAAGGATATCATGGCTGGTGGCCAGGCGGCCGAAGAAGGAACTTTGAAAATCGGAGACGAGATTCTAGCGATCAATGGAATTTCGATGGACGGATTGACGCACGCGAAAGCGTTGCAATGCTTCAAGGCTGCCAAAGCTGGGAAAATGATTCTTCACGTGGGTCGTAGAGACCCCACGCACAAACG ATATATCATTCAGTCGAAGTCGTACGATTGCCTGGATAGACTAACGGAAACCGGAGACGAATGA